A window of Neomonachus schauinslandi unplaced genomic scaffold, ASM220157v2 HiC_scaffold_1237, whole genome shotgun sequence genomic DNA:
CTCCTCAGACAGATGCTGCAGAGCTTCGCCGTGGGTAACGACTCCATCAATCTCTCTTTGGCAGATGGGAAAAGACTCTCCGATTACAGCGTTGGGCCCAATTCCAAGCTCAACCTAGTGGTCAAACCTCTGGAGAAGGTGTTACTGGAAGAAAGCACCGCCCGGAGACTGGCCGAGGTCCCACCACCGCCCACACCAGCCTGGCAGCTGATCTCCAAAGTCCTGGCCCGCCACTTCAGTGCTGCAGATGCCAGCAGAGTTCTGGATCAACTACAGAGGGTGAGAAGGGCGGCCCAGGACATCCACTCCCCGCCCAGCTGTGCCCATCCCCTGCCTCAGTCATAGGGTACCCCCAACCGGCACCCCCTGAATCCTTCTGGCCTTCTCTCCTCAGGATTATGAGAGGTCCCTGAACCGCCTGACGCTGGATGACATCGAACGCTTGGCTAACCGCTTTCTGCACCCCGAAGTGACTGAAGCTATGGAGAAGGGGTTCTCCAAATAGGATTCTCAGAGTGTGGGGAGGAGCCCGGCCAGGCTACAAGCTGCATGTAGCATTAAATGTGTTCTGTTGCAATTTggctcatcatcatcatcatcatcatcatcatcatcatcatcatcatcaccggCAGGTACCTGGGTACCCATACCTGGTTCTTGCTAGGTGCCAGGTACAGCTCACAGCACTTGACATGGGTTTGCTCCCACACCTCACACAAAAGGTAAGACAACGAGGCACCTAGCAGTGAAGTGGGGGAGCCAGCATCTGAGTGCAGCCAGCTTCTAGAAATGCCCCAGGGTGCAAAGGAACAAAGGGGCTGTTTGGACGGGTTCCAAGGGATGGGCTTTGGTCTATCATGTTTAGCCCACTGAGAATAAACCCTCCAGAAACTCTTCTTCAGGCCTGAAAGGGGAAGCAGCTGGCCCCTGCTGCCCAGTCCCGTCACCTGACCTCAGACAGGTTCAGGACATTGGCAGGAGGCCAAGTGACAGCGAGCCCTGGGGCCCCCTCAGCCGCTGCAGCCAGTGAGCACTCGACAAGGAAAAGCAGGTCGGGGAGTCGGGGACCTCTGCGgtatgacctcaggcaagtccctGTGCCACGTGGGTCCCTAGTTGTTAACTCTGCACAATGGGGGCCACTCTTGAAAGCTCCTTTTCCTTCATCCTTACCCAGCCCCGGGGTGAGGGGTCTGCAGCCCTCCTCCTGTACTCCATAAACAGACAGGCCAAAAACCGAGCAATGGCCAAGCATGGCCCAGAGATGCGATGTCCTGGCCCTTCACGTCACAGCTCTTTGGGTACTCTCTCTGCTTGTCTCCTCCTGGACGTGAGCATTTCTCATCTCTGAGGGATGACAGGTGACTGACTTGAGGTCACTCAGCCTTGGCCAGGCTCCCACATCCTGCATTCACCCACAGTGTGGAAGTGGACCCTTCCCCTGC
This region includes:
- the UBL4A gene encoding ubiquitin-like protein 4A; protein product: ALQGRECSLQVSEDEPVSTLKHLVSEKLNVPVRQQRLLFKGKALADGKRLSDYSVGPNSKLNLVVKPLEKVLLEESTARRLAEVPPPPTPAWQLISKVLARHFSAADASRVLDQLQRDYERSLNRLTLDDIERLANRFLHPEVTEAMEKGFSK